One stretch of Pigmentiphaga aceris DNA includes these proteins:
- a CDS encoding SDR family NAD(P)-dependent oxidoreductase, with protein sequence MTASEQKVAVVTGAAKGIGLASCERLAAAGFAVVMVDLDAGELQEAAAALTVAGHTVMVSAGDVSSFAGVQAQWAEILARFGRVDALVNNAGIAQPKALLEITEEEFDRTISINLKGYFNWCKAVAQTMIDQQYGRIVNISSVSANTGAAPSAVSKFAYCAAKAGVLGLTRGLAKELAPHVTVNAICPGSIMTALTEKLIMSNRAMIESSIPMGRIGTPLDVAVVVEFLITVEPSFITGEIIDVDGGQWVN encoded by the coding sequence ATGACAGCCAGCGAACAAAAAGTGGCGGTGGTGACTGGTGCGGCAAAGGGAATCGGCCTGGCATCTTGCGAGCGTCTGGCCGCAGCCGGGTTCGCCGTGGTCATGGTCGATCTCGATGCCGGGGAACTTCAGGAAGCGGCGGCTGCGCTCACGGTTGCGGGCCACACCGTCATGGTGTCGGCGGGCGACGTCAGCAGCTTTGCGGGCGTTCAAGCGCAGTGGGCCGAGATCCTGGCCCGGTTCGGACGGGTCGATGCATTGGTCAACAATGCCGGTATTGCCCAGCCAAAGGCCTTGCTTGAAATCACCGAAGAAGAGTTCGATCGGACCATTTCGATCAACCTGAAGGGTTACTTCAACTGGTGCAAGGCCGTTGCCCAGACCATGATCGACCAGCAGTACGGCCGCATCGTCAACATATCCTCGGTCAGCGCAAACACAGGCGCAGCGCCCTCGGCAGTCAGCAAATTTGCGTACTGCGCGGCCAAGGCCGGCGTGCTGGGCCTGACACGCGGTCTGGCCAAAGAGCTGGCCCCCCACGTCACCGTCAATGCGATCTGCCCAGGGTCGATCATGACCGCGCTGACCGAAAAACTGATCATGTCCAACCGCGCGATGATCGAAAGCAGCATCCCGATGGGGCGCATCGGCACACCGCTGGATGTGGCGGTCGTTGTTGAATTCCTGATCACAGTGGAACCCAGCTTCATCACCGGCGAGATCATCGACGTCGATGGCGGTCAGTGGGTGAATTAG
- a CDS encoding SDR family NAD(P)-dependent oxidoreductase, whose product MNIRFDGQVVAISGAAIGFGREMAVRFQALGAKVYGCDIQADALQELAALGVSTTVVDLTDRSAASAWVRHVEADCRAAIDVLVNNAGGVAGQANKPIEDVSDSDWDRIVDINLGAAFALCRAAAPRMKAAGKGAIVNITSGAALQASLTGVQAYCSAKHAVLGLTRQLAHELGPFGIRVNSVAPGFVRSNAATERQWDAYGPEKQRALVEGIALRRLGKPEDIANAVMFFASEMAGFVNGQVLQVDGGR is encoded by the coding sequence GTGAACATTCGATTCGACGGACAAGTCGTTGCCATCAGCGGCGCGGCGATTGGCTTTGGTCGTGAGATGGCGGTGCGTTTCCAGGCCCTGGGCGCAAAGGTCTACGGTTGCGATATCCAGGCCGATGCCTTGCAGGAACTGGCTGCGTTGGGCGTGAGCACGACGGTTGTTGATCTGACTGACCGCAGTGCGGCGTCTGCTTGGGTGCGGCATGTCGAGGCTGACTGTAGGGCGGCGATCGATGTGTTGGTGAACAACGCGGGCGGTGTGGCGGGCCAGGCGAACAAGCCGATCGAGGATGTGTCAGATTCGGACTGGGATCGCATTGTCGATATCAATCTGGGGGCGGCATTTGCGCTGTGTCGGGCGGCTGCGCCGAGGATGAAGGCGGCGGGGAAGGGGGCTATCGTGAACATTACGTCGGGCGCGGCGTTGCAGGCGTCGTTGACGGGTGTGCAGGCTTACTGTTCGGCTAAACATGCGGTGTTGGGTCTGACCCGGCAGTTGGCGCATGAGTTGGGGCCTTTTGGTATTCGCGTGAATTCGGTAGCACCGGGGTTTGTGCGCAGCAATGCGGCGACGGAGCGTCAGTGGGATGCGTATGGGCCGGAGAAGCAGCGGGCGCTGGTGGAGGGCATTGCGTTAAGGCGGTTGGGCAAGCCTGAAGATATCGCGAATGCGGTGATGTTTTTCGCGTCGGAGATGGCGGGGTTTGTGAATGGTCAGGTGCTGCAGGTGGACGGGGGGCGCTGA
- a CDS encoding M20 family metallopeptidase, producing the protein MNDIESAVCAWLDANEADMRALLEEVVNIDSGSGNKAGVDRVSAVLRAKLEQAGISVQMHALTDHGDCLQADLPGTGGASDAPVLLLGHMDTVFPDGTAAQRPFKIDGNMAYGPGVADMKAGLVMNLFVVLAFKEVGGNTLPVRLFFSGDEEIASPSSRGLIMEAARGVSAVLNAEPGRPSGNVVTGRKGAFFIDFEVDGVAAHAGVNHAQGASAIEAMARKITALHALTDYDQGVTANVGTVHGGVSVNTVAPYVKAQLDVRFPSQVDHDSLHEQIQKIIESVELACTCGRIKREGIFLPLIENEAGAALLAVYRGQTSKLDFDVQGEFTGGSADSGLTSAVGAPTLCATGPVGGNAHTEQEYCRIDTLVPRAKAVALTILDLARSTL; encoded by the coding sequence ATGAACGATATCGAAAGTGCCGTATGCGCCTGGCTCGATGCCAACGAAGCCGACATGCGGGCATTGCTGGAAGAAGTGGTGAACATCGACAGCGGCAGTGGCAACAAGGCTGGCGTCGATCGGGTAAGCGCCGTGTTGCGCGCAAAGCTTGAGCAAGCGGGCATTTCTGTGCAGATGCATGCGCTGACTGATCATGGCGACTGCCTGCAAGCGGACCTGCCAGGTACAGGCGGCGCAAGCGACGCTCCCGTGCTGCTGCTGGGCCACATGGACACGGTGTTCCCCGATGGCACCGCCGCCCAACGCCCATTCAAGATCGACGGCAACATGGCCTACGGCCCGGGCGTCGCGGACATGAAAGCCGGGCTGGTGATGAACCTGTTCGTGGTGTTGGCCTTCAAGGAAGTGGGCGGCAACACCTTGCCAGTCCGCCTGTTCTTCAGCGGCGACGAAGAGATCGCCTCACCATCGTCGCGCGGTTTGATCATGGAAGCCGCAAGGGGCGTGTCGGCGGTATTGAACGCCGAGCCAGGACGGCCCAGCGGCAACGTGGTGACCGGCCGCAAAGGCGCGTTCTTCATCGACTTCGAAGTCGACGGCGTGGCTGCGCATGCGGGCGTGAATCACGCGCAAGGAGCCAGCGCCATCGAGGCCATGGCGCGCAAGATAACGGCCTTGCACGCCTTGACGGACTACGACCAGGGCGTGACCGCCAACGTAGGCACTGTGCATGGCGGCGTCTCGGTCAATACCGTCGCGCCTTATGTGAAAGCACAGCTCGATGTGCGCTTCCCCAGCCAAGTAGACCATGACAGCCTGCACGAACAGATTCAGAAAATCATCGAAAGCGTCGAGCTTGCCTGCACCTGTGGGCGCATCAAACGCGAGGGCATTTTCCTGCCGCTGATCGAGAACGAGGCGGGTGCTGCACTGCTGGCGGTCTATCGTGGCCAGACCAGCAAACTGGACTTCGATGTTCAAGGTGAATTCACCGGCGGTTCTGCAGACAGCGGCTTGACCAGTGCCGTCGGCGCACCCACCTTGTGCGCCACCGGGCCTGTCGGCGGCAACGCCCATACCGAGCAGGAATACTGCCGCATCGACACGCTGGTACCACGTGCAAAAGCCGTGGCGCTGACCATTCTCGATCTTGCACGGAGCACGCTGTGA